In Paracoccus aerodenitrificans, the following are encoded in one genomic region:
- a CDS encoding protein-disulfide reductase DsbD domain-containing protein, which translates to MKYAILFCLAAAIPAWAGDLPEGLFSARFLPGWTDENGNRIAALELELSPGWKTYWRSPGDAGLAPEFDWKGSNIGKVAFHWPAPEVIDSDGVRTLGFHDRLILPFTIAPDEKDRPIGLSARISLGICENICVPAELTLTAPPAGSSPDPVITEAMRRQPELSRDQPPCSLGEIEDGMTATLSLPEPATNMAVEYGGSDDIWVSRPELSRDGSEISVDFVAPSGKPFPLDPSLIVLTLLKQDGATEYRGCAAG; encoded by the coding sequence ATGAAATACGCCATTCTCTTTTGCCTTGCAGCCGCCATCCCCGCATGGGCCGGGGACCTGCCTGAAGGACTGTTCTCTGCGCGGTTTCTGCCCGGCTGGACTGATGAGAACGGCAATCGCATCGCCGCGCTGGAACTGGAATTATCGCCGGGATGGAAGACCTATTGGCGCAGCCCGGGGGATGCCGGGCTTGCGCCGGAATTCGACTGGAAGGGCAGCAATATCGGCAAGGTTGCCTTCCACTGGCCCGCACCCGAGGTGATCGACTCTGACGGTGTACGCACGCTTGGTTTCCATGACAGGCTAATCCTTCCCTTCACCATCGCGCCCGATGAAAAGGACAGGCCCATCGGGCTGTCGGCAAGGATTTCATTGGGAATCTGCGAAAATATCTGCGTCCCCGCCGAGTTGACGCTGACCGCGCCCCCTGCCGGATCCTCGCCGGATCCTGTCATCACCGAGGCGATGCGCCGTCAGCCCGAACTGTCCCGTGACCAGCCGCCATGCAGCCTCGGAGAGATTGAGGACGGCATGACCGCGACGCTATCGCTTCCCGAGCCCGCAACGAATATGGCCGTCGAATATGGCGGCAGCGACGATATCTGGGTTTCGCGGCCCGAACTGTCGCGGGACGGATCAGAGATCAGCGTCGACTTCGTGGCACCCTCCGGCAAGCCCTTCCCGCTGGACCCGTCGCTTATCGTGCTGACGCTGCTGAAACAGGACGGCGCAACCGAATATCGGGGCTGCGCCGCAGGCTGA
- a CDS encoding MFS transporter: protein MDRIADTSEIAPDNHVRLTDISIGVIIGRTSEFFDFFVFAIAAVLVFPQYIFSFASPVAGTLYGFLVLALGFVARPVGTFVFTEIDRRWGRGTKLTTALFLLGLSTVAISFLPSYEQEGWLTVASLCMFRMGQGAAVGGSWDGMSSLLSMQAPDGYKGRYATIPQIGAPIGLILACGLFIFLKTSLSDDEFLSFGWRYPFFVAFAINVVALFARLKLATSEEFESLYDQAKLRPRINPRLLREEGRNIVIGAFTPLATLALFHMVTVFPLGWTYLHSPGNVIGLLWIEVVGALFGLGGIVASGFIADRIGRRTLLLNCAIAIAVYAVISPAMLSLGLSGEALYVFIGFGLLGLSFGQSSGAVASRFSMKNRYTASNLTADLSWMFGAGFAPFVALYLTENLGLWSAGAYLLSGALCTIAALLLFSHNKAAAITPADHRN, encoded by the coding sequence ATGGACAGGATTGCCGATACATCAGAAATTGCGCCCGATAATCATGTGCGACTCACCGATATTTCGATAGGTGTGATCATTGGTCGCACCTCTGAATTCTTCGATTTTTTCGTTTTTGCGATCGCGGCGGTGCTGGTTTTTCCGCAGTATATTTTTTCCTTCGCATCTCCGGTTGCAGGGACCTTGTACGGGTTCCTTGTCCTTGCTCTCGGCTTTGTTGCCCGCCCGGTCGGCACCTTCGTCTTTACCGAAATCGACCGGCGTTGGGGACGCGGTACCAAGTTAACAACAGCTTTGTTTCTTCTGGGTCTGTCCACAGTCGCGATTTCATTTTTGCCAAGTTATGAACAAGAGGGCTGGCTGACCGTCGCCAGCCTGTGCATGTTCCGTATGGGGCAGGGCGCGGCGGTCGGCGGGTCATGGGATGGCATGTCCTCGCTTTTGTCGATGCAGGCGCCTGATGGGTATAAGGGCCGCTATGCAACGATTCCCCAGATCGGCGCACCTATCGGGCTCATTCTCGCCTGCGGGTTGTTCATTTTCCTCAAGACATCCTTGTCCGACGATGAGTTCCTGTCTTTCGGCTGGCGCTATCCGTTCTTCGTGGCATTCGCGATCAACGTTGTCGCCCTGTTCGCGCGGCTGAAGCTTGCGACCAGCGAGGAATTCGAATCACTCTACGATCAGGCCAAGCTGCGCCCCCGCATCAATCCGCGGCTGTTGCGCGAAGAGGGCAGGAATATCGTGATCGGCGCATTCACGCCTCTGGCGACGCTTGCGCTGTTCCATATGGTGACGGTGTTCCCGCTTGGCTGGACCTATCTGCATTCGCCCGGAAACGTTATCGGCCTTCTGTGGATTGAGGTGGTCGGCGCATTATTCGGCCTCGGAGGCATTGTCGCATCGGGCTTTATCGCCGACCGGATCGGTCGCCGCACATTGCTGCTGAACTGCGCCATTGCCATTGCCGTCTATGCGGTGATCTCGCCCGCAATGCTCAGCCTCGGGCTGAGCGGTGAGGCGCTGTATGTCTTTATCGGCTTCGGCCTGCTTGGGCTGTCCTTCGGTCAGTCCTCCGGTGCGGTTGCATCGCGTTTTTCGATGAAGAATCGCTATACCGCATCCAACCTGACCGCCGATCTGTCGTGGATGTTCGGCGCAGGTTTTGCACCCTTCGTGGCGCTGTACCTGACAGAGAATCTGGGTCTGTGGTCCGCCGGCGCTTATCTGCTGTCCGGTGCGCTATGCACGATTGCCGCGCTGCTTCTGTTCAGCCACAACAAGGCTGCCGCAATTACACCGGCTGACCACAGGAACTGA
- a CDS encoding GcrA family cell cycle regulator, with product MSWTDERVETLKRMWSEGQSASQIAKELGGVTRNAVIGKVHRLGLSNRDEGDSSADAGAAKAQPEKEAKPKPASKAKAKPAPEQPAEKPATKAEPEPEPATESAEPPPQPAFSPRRPIVPAGQPLPPQPSANEISPEALANVREIEKKARKLSLMELTERTCKWPIGDPATEKFWFCGLPAQAGKPYCEAHVGVAFQPMSARRDRRR from the coding sequence ATGTCCTGGACCGACGAGCGTGTCGAAACCCTGAAGCGGATGTGGTCGGAAGGACAGTCCGCCAGCCAGATCGCGAAAGAGCTGGGCGGCGTGACACGGAATGCCGTGATCGGCAAGGTTCACCGGCTTGGGCTGTCGAATCGCGACGAAGGCGACAGCAGCGCCGATGCCGGGGCGGCAAAGGCGCAGCCGGAAAAAGAGGCCAAGCCGAAGCCCGCTTCGAAGGCAAAGGCCAAGCCTGCGCCGGAGCAACCGGCAGAGAAGCCCGCCACCAAGGCAGAGCCTGAGCCCGAACCGGCAACCGAATCCGCCGAGCCGCCTCCACAGCCCGCATTCTCGCCGCGCCGCCCGATCGTACCGGCGGGGCAGCCTCTGCCGCCGCAGCCCTCGGCCAATGAAATCAGCCCCGAGGCTCTGGCCAATGTCCGTGAGATCGAAAAGAAGGCCCGCAAGCTTTCCCTGATGGAGCTGACGGAACGCACCTGCAAATGGCCTATCGGAGACCCGGCAACCGAGAAATTCTGGTTCTGCGGACTTCCAGCACAGGCAGGCAAGCCCTATTGCGAGGCGCATGTCGGCGTTGCCTTCCAGCCGATGAGCGCACGGCGCGACCGTCGCCGCTGA
- a CDS encoding ABC transporter permease — protein sequence MSQTEQIIRRPMGARRFGRVNWLGLWTLTSREIMRFMSVWQQTVFAPLITAGLFVVVFSVALGRGDREVMGLPYLAFLGPGILMMTVIQNSFANTSSSIISSKMQGNIVDTLMPPLSAGEILAGYLLGAIARAALVSVVIGAGFALLLGHLPEHPLVAALFILLGALLMGGLGMIGGIMAQKFDQMAALTNFVVTPLSFLSGTFYSIEALPPFFRAISHANPIFYLIDGARYGFTGVSDASPVLGFIVCLATVVLVCGTCWYLLRSGYRMKP from the coding sequence ATGTCCCAGACCGAACAGATTATCCGCCGCCCGATGGGCGCACGCCGCTTTGGCCGTGTGAACTGGCTTGGCCTCTGGACGCTGACCAGCCGCGAAATCATGCGCTTCATGTCGGTCTGGCAGCAAACCGTCTTCGCGCCGCTGATCACGGCGGGGCTGTTCGTCGTGGTTTTCTCAGTCGCGCTCGGTCGGGGCGACCGTGAGGTGATGGGCCTGCCATATCTGGCCTTTCTGGGGCCGGGCATTCTGATGATGACGGTGATCCAGAACAGTTTCGCGAATACATCGAGCAGCATCATAAGCTCGAAGATGCAGGGCAATATCGTCGATACGCTGATGCCGCCGCTCTCGGCCGGAGAGATCCTTGCAGGCTATCTTCTGGGTGCCATCGCCCGTGCCGCGCTTGTGTCGGTGGTGATCGGAGCTGGATTTGCGCTTCTTCTGGGGCATCTGCCAGAGCATCCGCTTGTCGCGGCCTTGTTCATTCTGCTGGGTGCCCTGCTGATGGGAGGTCTGGGCATGATTGGCGGGATCATGGCGCAGAAATTCGACCAGATGGCGGCGCTGACGAATTTTGTCGTGACGCCGCTCAGCTTCCTTTCCGGCACGTTTTATTCCATTGAGGCACTGCCGCCCTTCTTCCGGGCCATCAGCCATGCCAATCCGATCTTCTATCTGATCGACGGGGCACGTTATGGATTTACCGGAGTCAGCGATGCCAGCCCGGTTCTCGGTTTCATCGTCTGTCTTGCGACGGTGGTCCTCGTCTGCGGAACCTGCTGGTATCTGTTGCGCAGCGGCTATCGCATGAAGCCGTGA
- a CDS encoding VOC family protein translates to MNHLAIITLVVDDYDRAINWFCTALDFSLVEDTPSLTDDGRPKRWVVVAPKAGGCAILLARADGDAQQARIGDQTGGRVGFFLECEDFQTEYDRMLAAGVFFEERPRQTEYGTVAKFRDLWGNRWDLWQRK, encoded by the coding sequence GTGAACCATCTGGCGATCATCACCCTTGTCGTTGACGATTATGACCGGGCGATAAACTGGTTTTGCACGGCGCTTGATTTCTCGCTTGTCGAGGATACACCCTCGCTGACCGATGACGGACGGCCAAAACGGTGGGTTGTTGTCGCGCCGAAAGCTGGCGGCTGTGCGATTCTGCTGGCCCGAGCGGATGGCGATGCGCAACAGGCCCGCATCGGTGATCAGACCGGCGGGCGCGTCGGGTTCTTTCTTGAATGCGAGGATTTCCAGACCGAGTATGACCGGATGCTTGCGGCGGGCGTTTTCTTTGAAGAGCGCCCGCGACAAACCGAATACGGGACCGTCGCGAAGTTTCGTGACCTCTGGGGGAATCGCTGGGATCTCTGGCAGCGAAAATAA
- a CDS encoding aspartate aminotransferase family protein has product MSDFPHVLPTYNRAPISFERGEGSWAITQDGTRYLDLGAGIAVNVLGHANPALVEALTAQAGRIWHVSNLYQIPEQQRLADLLVGHSFADTVFFTNSGTEAAELAIKMARKYHDHAGHPERIEILTFEGAFHGRSTGAIAAAGSEKMVKGFGPLMPGFRQLPWGDIAALSDAISGETCAVMLEPIQGEGGIRPLPDEDLREIRRLCDETGALLILDEVQCGMGRTGRLFAHEYAGITPDIMMVAKGIGGGFPLGAVLATQNAASGMTAGTHGSTYGGNPLACAVSAKVMEIVADETFLAEVNRKSALLNQKLEALVAAHPDLFESVRGHGLMLGLKCRISPADLVTAGYAQQLLTVAAADNTLRLLPPLNISDEEIDEAVARLEKAAQSLDA; this is encoded by the coding sequence ATGTCCGATTTTCCGCATGTCCTGCCGACCTATAACCGTGCGCCGATCTCATTCGAGCGCGGCGAAGGAAGCTGGGCCATTACGCAGGACGGAACGCGATATCTTGATCTCGGCGCAGGCATTGCGGTGAACGTATTGGGTCATGCCAATCCCGCATTGGTCGAGGCACTGACCGCGCAGGCGGGGCGGATCTGGCATGTGTCCAATCTCTACCAGATCCCCGAGCAGCAGAGACTGGCCGATCTGCTGGTCGGACACAGCTTCGCGGATACGGTATTCTTCACCAATTCCGGCACCGAGGCCGCGGAACTCGCCATCAAGATGGCCCGGAAATATCATGATCACGCCGGACATCCCGAACGCATCGAGATCCTCACATTCGAAGGCGCGTTTCACGGGCGCTCGACCGGGGCCATCGCCGCTGCCGGGTCAGAGAAGATGGTCAAGGGTTTCGGCCCGCTCATGCCCGGTTTCCGGCAATTGCCGTGGGGAGATATCGCGGCGCTCTCTGATGCGATCAGTGGCGAAACCTGCGCCGTCATGCTTGAACCGATTCAGGGAGAGGGTGGCATCCGCCCGCTTCCCGATGAGGATCTGCGCGAAATCCGGCGTCTCTGCGATGAAACAGGTGCGCTGCTGATCCTCGACGAGGTCCAGTGCGGAATGGGCCGGACCGGGCGGCTGTTCGCGCATGAATATGCCGGAATCACGCCGGATATCATGATGGTGGCGAAAGGGATCGGCGGGGGCTTCCCGCTTGGCGCGGTGCTGGCCACGCAGAATGCGGCTTCAGGAATGACCGCAGGCACGCATGGCTCGACCTATGGCGGCAATCCTCTGGCCTGCGCGGTCAGCGCAAAGGTGATGGAGATCGTCGCCGACGAAACCTTCCTGGCCGAGGTGAACCGCAAAAGTGCCCTTCTCAACCAGAAGCTGGAGGCTCTTGTCGCGGCACATCCCGATCTGTTCGAATCGGTCCGGGGACATGGGCTGATGCTGGGGCTCAAATGCAGGATCTCGCCCGCCGATCTTGTTACCGCAGGCTATGCGCAGCAGCTTCTGACGGTGGCCGCCGCAGATAACACGCTGCGCCTGCTGCCGCCGCTCAATATCTCCGATGAGGAGATTGATGAAGCGGTGGCCCGGCTGGAAAAAGCGGCCCAAAGCCTCGATGCCTGA
- the argF gene encoding ornithine carbamoyltransferase — protein sequence MNHFLDIHTTGKDDLRKIIDNAQSMKAAREGRPKGTADDEQPLAGRMVALIFEKPSTRTRVSFDVGVRQMGGQTMVLSGKEMQLGHGETIADTARVLSRYVDLIMIRTFEEATLHEMAEYASVPVINGLTNRTHPCQIMADILTYEEHRGPIAGKKVVWSGDGNNVCASFLHAAGQFGFDFTFTGPQTLDPEREWLDFARDQGVAAEIERDPHKAVNGADLVVTDTWVSMHDPESAKERRHNQLRGYQVNEELMSKAKPDALFMHCLPAHRNDEATSAVMDGPHSVIFDEAENRLHAQKAIMRWCLGV from the coding sequence ATGAACCATTTCCTGGATATTCACACCACCGGCAAGGATGATCTCCGCAAGATCATCGACAACGCGCAATCCATGAAAGCCGCTCGCGAAGGGCGGCCAAAGGGGACGGCGGACGATGAACAGCCTCTGGCCGGCCGGATGGTCGCGCTGATCTTCGAAAAACCCTCGACCCGCACCCGGGTCAGTTTCGATGTCGGTGTGCGCCAGATGGGCGGGCAGACAATGGTGCTTTCCGGCAAGGAAATGCAGCTCGGCCACGGTGAGACCATCGCGGATACCGCCCGCGTCCTGTCTCGCTATGTCGATCTGATCATGATCCGCACATTCGAGGAGGCGACGCTTCACGAAATGGCTGAATATGCCAGTGTACCGGTCATTAACGGGCTGACGAACCGTACGCATCCCTGTCAGATCATGGCCGATATCCTGACCTATGAGGAACATCGCGGCCCAATCGCCGGGAAGAAAGTCGTCTGGTCCGGAGACGGCAATAATGTCTGCGCCAGCTTCCTGCATGCGGCAGGCCAGTTCGGATTCGACTTCACCTTCACGGGGCCGCAAACGCTGGACCCCGAACGCGAATGGTTGGATTTCGCCCGCGATCAGGGCGTCGCGGCAGAGATTGAGCGTGATCCGCATAAAGCGGTCAATGGCGCGGATCTGGTCGTCACCGACACATGGGTCTCGATGCACGATCCCGAATCCGCCAAGGAGCGCCGCCATAACCAGCTTCGCGGCTATCAGGTCAATGAGGAACTGATGTCGAAGGCAAAACCGGATGCGCTTTTCATGCACTGCCTTCCCGCGCACCGCAACGATGAGGCGACAAGCGCGGTCATGGACGGTCCCCATTCGGTGATTTTCGATGAAGCCGAGAACCGCCTTCACGCCCAGAAGGCGATCATGCGTTGGTGCCTCGGGGTTTAA
- the cyoA gene encoding ubiquinol oxidase subunit II, protein MAISKFLLRAAPLMAVAGCGSEVLAPGGDVAAKTRDVLGITTALILVIVLPVMIAIVVFAIRYRSSNKDSEAEYDPGFHHSTQLELLIWAAPLVIIVWLGALTWVSTHKLDPYRPLDSETAGVTDGEEPLVVQVVAMDWKWLFIYPEYGIATVNDLAAPLDRPIRFELTATQVMTAFYVPTLAGMIYAMPSMQTQLHAVINEPGDYTGMAAHYTGAGFPGMKFPFHGMEQADFDAWVEKSRDSGEVLDRDEYLELLAPSENVPATFYALGDEELYHDILNRCVEPGQTCMDEMMMTDKLTRSRGSAYAASAVEAAGGHQPETAAEAEAETEAPHWGEGGGGPEIPAEDAEQEPTTQAADAASN, encoded by the coding sequence ATGGCTATTTCCAAATTTCTCCTTCGCGCTGCCCCTCTTATGGCTGTCGCGGGATGCGGTTCCGAGGTTCTTGCGCCGGGGGGCGATGTCGCGGCGAAGACGCGGGATGTTCTGGGAATAACCACCGCGCTGATTCTCGTGATCGTATTGCCGGTGATGATCGCAATCGTGGTTTTCGCGATTCGCTATCGCAGCTCGAACAAGGATTCCGAGGCCGAATACGATCCGGGCTTCCACCATTCGACTCAGCTTGAGCTTCTGATCTGGGCCGCGCCGCTGGTGATTATCGTCTGGCTGGGGGCGCTGACATGGGTCAGTACGCATAAACTTGACCCCTATCGCCCGCTGGACAGTGAAACCGCCGGTGTGACCGATGGCGAGGAACCGCTGGTGGTTCAGGTCGTCGCGATGGACTGGAAATGGCTGTTCATCTATCCGGAGTACGGCATTGCAACGGTGAACGATCTGGCCGCACCGCTGGACCGGCCGATTCGGTTCGAACTGACAGCGACTCAGGTCATGACGGCATTCTATGTGCCGACTCTGGCCGGGATGATCTATGCCATGCCGTCGATGCAGACCCAGTTGCATGCCGTCATCAACGAACCCGGCGACTATACCGGCATGGCGGCGCATTATACCGGAGCAGGTTTTCCGGGCATGAAATTCCCCTTCCACGGGATGGAGCAAGCGGATTTCGACGCATGGGTCGAAAAATCCCGCGACTCGGGCGAGGTGCTTGACCGTGACGAATATCTGGAACTTCTCGCCCCGTCCGAAAACGTCCCGGCGACCTTCTATGCGCTCGGCGATGAAGAGCTTTACCACGACATCCTGAATCGCTGCGTCGAGCCGGGTCAGACCTGCATGGACGAGATGATGATGACCGATAAGCTGACGCGAAGCCGGGGCAGTGCTTATGCGGCCAGTGCGGTCGAGGCGGCTGGCGGACATCAGCCAGAGACCGCCGCCGAAGCGGAAGCCGAAACTGAAGCGCCTCATTGGGGAGAAGGCGGAGGCGGCCCTGAAATACCTGCCGAAGACGCAGAGCAAGAGCCCACGACACAAGCTGCCGATGCAGCCTCGAACTGA
- a CDS encoding sulfurtransferase TusA family protein — protein sequence MTEIDARGLLCPLPVLRLRKTLMSRRKGDIVLLIATDRMAAVDVPHFCTGAGHRLLSVTEGENGEYRFQVECGTQPV from the coding sequence ATGACTGAAATCGACGCACGGGGTCTGCTCTGCCCGCTGCCGGTTCTGCGGTTGCGCAAGACGCTGATGTCCCGGCGGAAGGGTGACATCGTCTTGCTGATCGCGACTGACAGGATGGCTGCGGTGGACGTACCTCATTTCTGCACCGGGGCCGGGCACAGGCTTCTGTCCGTGACGGAAGGTGAAAATGGGGAATATCGGTTTCAGGTAGAATGCGGAACACAGCCCGTCTGA